A window of Castor canadensis chromosome 10, mCasCan1.hap1v2, whole genome shotgun sequence contains these coding sequences:
- the Serpine3 gene encoding serpin E3, whose amino-acid sequence MPPLLQVTLFLLPFCFPGGGSSHLRQGLRVLKTEFALRLYRSVAAGRNGTNFVISPVGAALPLEILQFGARGDTDRQLAGALGYTVNDARVRDFLHAAYTTLRNSSQGTEMELACTLFVQAGTLLSPCFVEQVSSWANSSLEPVSPRECNDTTVQANKELSRQMTDESPGGPPWQQVSGPSAQLTLVSTMSFQSTWQRRFSCMDSQLLPFTCAHGLVLQVPMMHQMAEVNYGQFQDTAGHEVGVLELPYLGNAASLFLVLPQDKDTPLGHIEPHLTARVIHFWTTRLRRARMDVFIPRFRIQNQFNLKSILSSWGVTNVFDPLKANLKGISGQDGFYVSEAIHTAKMEVSEEGTKAAAVTVLLLKRSRIPVFKADRPFIFFLREPGTGITVFYRIKMNIYQHLSSSKGSSAHDCPNKHFFFFYGISPFQLLCLVP is encoded by the exons ATGCCACCTCTGCTACAAGtcactctcttcctccttcccttctgctTCCCTGGAGGAGGGAGCAGCCACCTACGCCAAGGTCTACGGGTGCTGAAGACAGAGTTTGCACTGCGTCTCTACCGCAGTgtggcagcagggagaaatgggacGAACTTTGTCATTTCACCTGTGGGTGCGGCCCTCCCGCTGGAGATCCTGCAGTTTGGAGCCCGGGGGGACACCGACAGGCAGCTGGCCGGTGCCCTGGGCTACACTGTAAATG ATGCAAGGGTGAGAGATTTCTTGCATGCTGCTTACACCACACTACGCAACTCCAGCCAAGGCACTGAGATGGAGCTGGCCTGCACCCTTTTTGTGCAAGCAGGAACACTGTTGTCCCCCTGCTTTGTGGAGCAGGTCTCCTCGTGGGCTAACAGCAGCCTTGAGCCAGTCAGCCCCAGAGAGTGCAATGACACCACCGTCCAGGCCAACAAAGAGCTGTCAAGACAGATGACAG ATGAGAGCCCAGGTGGCCCGCCGTGGCAACAGGTCAGTGGACCATCTGCTCAGCTCACACTAGTGAGCACCATGAGTTTCCAAAGCACCTGGCAGAGGAGGTTTTCCTGCATGGACTCCCAGCTCCTGCCTTTCACCTGCGCGCATGGCCTTGTCCTCCAGGTCCCCATGATGCACCAAATGGCCGAGGTCAACTACG GCCAGTTCCAGGACACTGCGGGCCATGAGGTGGGAGTGCTGGAGCTGCCTTACCTTGGAAATGCAGCAAGCCTGTTCCTTGTGCTGCCCCAAGACAAAGACACTCCCCTGGGACACATTGAGCCGCATCTCACAGCCAGAGTCATCCACTTCTGGACCACCAGGCTGAGAAGAGCCAGGATGGACGTGTTCATCCCTAG atttaGGATCCAAAATCAGTTCaacttaaaaagtattttaagttcTTGGGGAGTCACCAATGTTTTTGATCCACTCAAAGCTAACTTGAAAGGAATTTCAG GCCAAGATGGTTTTTATGTTTCTGAAGCAATTCACACAGCCAAGATGGAAGTTTCAGAGGAAGGCACCAAGGCAGCTGCAGTCACAG TACTGTTGCTGAAAAGGTCTCGGATTCCTGTTTTTAAAGCAGATCGGCCATTCATCTTTTTCCTGAGAGAACCTGGCACAGGTATTACAGTATTTTATAGGATCAAGATGAATATTTATCAACATCTCTCTAGCAGCAAGGGCTCATCTGCCCATGATTGCCCAAAcaagcatttcttctttttctatggcATTTCACCTTTCCAGTTGCTGTGTCTTGTACCCTGA